The DNA sequence CAGAGCCAGGAGACAGGCTGTACTGCTGGGTTATTGTGTTGTCAATCTGGAAGGGGACAGATATAATGGCAGATAACTAGGAAAAGATTGATTCCAGTAACAGATTTGGATGGGTCACAGGAAATAAAACATCTCACAACACTAAgacatgcttttagaaatataattCATATGCTACATGACATTTAAAACCATAGCTTAAAATCATgcataaaaaaatctgttctcATTCTTGTAGAGAGTATTGTATAGGAAGCCATGTAAACCCCTTTAGAAATCAGATATTGTGCATTGTTAACATCTGTTGCTATGGAGACAAAGACTCACCTGGACAAACAGCTCCTGTCCCTTTCGATTGATTTTGACCCAGTGAAACCGTCCGTCTGCTAGACTGGATGACACTGGGCTGAACTTTTCTGTTCGTTTTTCTTTGTTCAACAAGTATCGTATTTGCAGGCTGCCTGGGAAATCAGAGTAAAAGCTATTGACTTAGAGTCAAAAGATATTTGTTTGATACAATGAATACAGAGTTGTATCATGACAGGGaggaataatattttaaatttggagGGATAAGTAATGGGTTAcaaaacaaactccagcagagTGTTTAAaaccccagtgtgtgtgtgtgtgtgtatatatatatatatatattattttttattttttttcttctcacttaTTACCATGAAACTGTTTTAAAACAATGATAAGattgcttcttgagcagcaaatcagtgagtgatttctgaaggataatgtgactatgaagactggactaatgatgctgaaaattcacaagAATGCCATCataggaacaaattacattttaaaatatattaaaataatatatataaaaaatatcctTTACATGTCAAGATCGATGTGTTTTGCTATCTGCTGTGCAAGGCATTTTAGCCAGTCATGTGTTCCCTTGATAAGATGGTGACAAGTTCTTTTCCAATAATTGGAAAAAAACTGAGGCGTGAAAGCACTGTTAATGGAGATGAGAGACAATGGTTTCAAGAGCCTTCAATTTAGATGCCATGAGCTCTTTAGGTAAAGGGTGTGGGTGtaacagagagaagaaaaaaaaaattgcatactaTGCGCTTTAATAGATATGTGTGGAATTCAAGAATATTGAGGTGCCAGGTTGAAAGAGTGTATGCCAACAAGAAAGGTACagggtgtgataaaaaaaaaaaaaaataaaaaaaaaaatttcctccACTCTTTTTAGGATTAAAGGAAAAACTAATGTATTTGCAATCTGTAAAAACGTAATCTGCATATCTAAAATTTCATTTCTGGACCTCAAAGCAAGACAGATATTGTATACATATTaccgttcagaagtttggggtcagtacttttatttatttatttgtaaagaaatgaatactttaataAGCAGGGATGGGATGCACTACAAGATCAAGAGTGacagatatgtatatatattagggcaggttatttaacgtgttaattagattaattaattatggagaaaaaataatgcattaaaattattaacagaTTTAACGTACTTGCCCTGCCCCAGACCTATGTaaatcatctgccatttcatacagtcgattgatgactaatatgaggcaggccTTTTTCTATTCAGTGAAATAAGGTAAAGactaagctgaaaaaaaaaaaaaaaaaaaaaaaaaaaaaaaaaaaaatttatatatatatatatatatatatatatatatatatatatatatatatatatatatatatatatatataaatacatttttgtttattgtcctttttgaagcttgataTGGGTTTGTAACAGGGTGAGCAAATTGTGACTATTCCACAAAGAAACAGAGTAACATATGACTTGGTACCGTTTGATGTTAGCACAACAGCCATATAGTGCTGGTCCAGAGTGTAAGCTGTCAGGATCAAGGCTGGCACATGACGCGTCAAGAATCCAAACGACACTTTCTCTTGAGATTTGGTAGCTTCTGCATCATGGAAACCTGCCGGTGATCTTCTGGCCTCCTCGTTCAGTATCCCGGAAAATGGCTCCTGGAGAGTGTAAAGGACTGAAGATCCACTTTCAAAGGAAGCTGCTAGAGCTGTGATGGACACGGAGAGACAATGCAGTCCCTGGTGAATTTCACTGAGAACATTATCATCATCTCTATGCAAATTCAGATTGCGTGCAAAGGCAATGAACTCTACATCTCATCTGTCATTATTAGAgctatgaaaaacaacaacattagcaTTGTTTCCTCCCCAACCACAGCTGAGACCGTTGCAGAGAGGTGTCCTACTGATTCTTTATGTCTCTTCTCATTTTCTGCTCATCTGTTCTAGTTAGAAGTAAACAGCCGTAGCTTGAACGGACCCTTTGCAACACCGTCGAAACAAAGCCATTGCATCACTAATCTGACTGACAGGCTGCGGGATGGGTATTAGGCAGACGAATGGCTGCTGCAATTAAATTCCATTTGTCAGTTAAAGCTTTTTCTGCCAAGGCCTGTCAGCCAAGCCTCAAGGAATTCAAGGTGAATACGCCATCAAGGGCATGTTGTCATCCACCGGCGGCCGAGCCTCCTGAACTgatagaaaatgaaaagttgtctAAAACAGATGAAATTGAGAAATTTCCATAGAATATATAGAGGGTTGACTTTTCATTGTGAGACTCATACCATATACAACAGCTCACGGCAAGTCATGACTTAAACGGATTTAAATCAACTCCTATAGAGTGCTGATTTAATATCTCTCTGTAGGCTTTGATCTAATTGTGTGACTTTACAGTGTAAATCCTATAAAAATACTTCTGCCATCAGGAATGCCAACATTATGGTATTTGAGAATTACAAGCATCTGAGGCGTGCTTAAGTCCAGAGTGCCTGTTTCTTTCAGCTTCTTTTGATTATTGCAACCAAACCTATGAAAGCAAGCTCGCCCTGAGGCCATCGTAACCTCACCTGTTCTGCAGTGTGGCCCGTCGAAGGCTGTCTGTGTGCAGTCGCAGGTGTAACCGCTCCTCTCTTCCACACATCTCCCTCCATTATGGCAGACGCTGTCGCTGGTGCAGTGACCCGGGCAGCCTGAATTCACCCCCGGGGTGGTCTTTGCACGTTCATACAGGTCAAGGGTCACCCCGTTAATGATGAGGGCACGTAAGCAGCCCAGAAAGCCTCTCTGCCTAGAAGCTGTACCTCCTAATGGGGAGAGTACAGTAATTACTTGTCATAGGCAAATTATAAAGCCAAGGCCTTTTAAGTCTATAATGGTGTAATTCTTAGAAAAATTATTCCATTTTTGTGCTGTGTGTGTCCCAATTACTGACACAATTAACTggattttactattattatttgataGTTTTACTCTATTTAGTGTGTAGACAAAATGTTTTCACTGACTGCAAAATGCTTTGAAACCACAAAACCTACAGAAGAtgccacattttttttaaacgtgCAGTTTTTGCAGTAATTTGAAACTGAATTAAGTCTTTTAAGGACCTACAAGGAAgtaatatatatttgcatatattcttCTATATACATTTTGCAGTTCACACACATCTATTTTTAGTTGCAAAAATGCAATAGAAACTTGTACACTGTCAAGACTTAGGTGTAATGATATTTTTGCACTGATCTTCAACCCTGTAATGTTTAGCAACAGCATGGTTCCTCACTAACAAATATGATCATGGATTCTTTCTATTTAAACGATTTCATTTTTCTCTGTTCCCTGGGGTATTCTTAGCTCCAGTTAAAGTACACTCAATGTCTTTTAATAATTATTGGTGACATTTGCTTGATTACATGTCTGCGTACCCACAAAGAGTTGACTGCTGAGCTGAAGCCGGTAGGGTCTCTCAGATGGTGCTTCTTTTAGCTTCAGCGGCAGAGAGTCCACCTGTAGAGAAGCTTCTTTCACATTTCGTTCAGCACGAATATAATGCCACTGACGATCATTCAGGGCTACAGGCGACTGAATGGTAATAATTACTGGTCCATCCCCTAGGTCAAAAGTCAAGTTCACTGTATAGGGAGctgagaaagaaaagaagaagaggaagaggaagatgaggaagaaaaagaagaagaagaagaaacattaCGTCAGATGCACACAATACCAGGATATTCAAGGATATATTATCTTTAAAATGAACGATTATGTAAATTTTTCTGTGTTGCTTTccaattaaaatatcaaataaaaaaaatatttgtattattttttatatttaaaactgttcTTTTTCGTACGCAACTTTGCTTCAAGTAATTGTGACTCTGGACCAGAAAACCagaaattgagatttaaacatcatctgaaaactgtataaataagatttccattgatgtatggtttattaggatcagacaatattttgctgagagacaactatttaaaaatctggattcattcttaacaatgcatattactaatcaaaaataacattttgatgtatttacggtattaaatttacaaaatatcttaaattgtacatgatctttacttaatataattttgacccatacaatgttttttggccaTTGCTAAAAATGTACCCCAGCTATTtcatactggttttgtggtccagggtcagaaCTGAGATATTttctagaaaaataaaataaaatattttatatgaaaaaatatttttttgtcaaataatatttaaacaatgacTCACAACTAAGCTCCAGCCTTATGAAGTCTCTGACACCCAGATTCTCCAAGAAGACTCCTGAGAGGGAACTAGTTTTGAAAAAGAGTGAAATATCGATGCTCAGTTCAGCTTGCAGGGTGGGGAAATGCAGATAGGAGGATTCCTGGTAAAAAGATGCAGAGTTCCAGAAAAATCCTGCAGCACAGGGACAGGCAATAAAGCACACAGTGTGTTGAAAAACAAATTTTGCACTGAATTCGATAAAAAAGGGTCCATCTCTTCtgcattttgaaatatgaaaatatattcagCAGAGAGCCATATTACCCCCCTTTCCCCTTTTAAATTTGGTAAACAAAACACCCACGGTTGCCATAGCAGCGCAGCGGTCCAATTTGGAGCTCAGCCTGTGAGTTTGTCCGGTTTGTGTCTCCAATGGCGATCTCACTAAGGGGTAAATGGTCTTTGTAAGACAGCACACCAGTATCATTCGCCCTGCAGGAggagaaagagaatgagagaatgTGCAAGAGAAGAGGTAATGAGCAAAAGGCTGAGAGAAAGTCTTTTTAATCTCTCTCTGAGGTAGAAGATTGCCCTCCAAGGAGTGTGTATGCTTCACTTGTTGCTTAAAAAACACTAATACTTGCACCCTTTGGCGAGTATTAAGCTTTATCTGCAGCGTCTCGGTCACTTTAACAAAAATCTAATGAAGGGTTTTAAAGTGTGATTCCAATACAGCAATGTAATTGACTAAAACTCTTCAATCTGCCTAAGATTTCTTTCGTTCTATTAGAAAATAACAATCGTATTACCTTACCAAGTAGGAAATACTGCTCAGTGAGTGGCAAGTGTCTGGGAAACGGGGCTACTTTTAAAAGGATGCTGCAGTTTGACCCACGGGTTAAATGTTTGACAcactaaatgtattatatttgacTGAAATTGCTTGTATTGAAATAATGTATATTCTACCAATGATAAAACGGTGCTAAATGTTAGGTATACTGAGAGATGAGTACTTATAGGAAGCCTTTGAACTCTTGTGAAgtccttaaaaatatatatatatgtctatgaTATTATTTTGCATGATATTGTATAGTGACTTTCAAGTTGAAACTGTGCATAACACATAGTAGTGgctgcaaaatatgttttttttttttcttcatatttgggCTAGGGTAATTTTTTTAAGGCTATTTTTGATTGACCATTGGGCTAGTTTTGTTACACAGAACTGGCAACCGTGATTCACTGTGAAATTAAGATTTACCAGGTGTCTTGGTCTGCATCGCAGTTGCAGAAATAATTCATGTCCCTGCAGTTGCCATCCAAACTACAAGAGCACTGCTGGACCCCAGGCAGAAATCCTCCCCAATATGTTCGTTTCACTCCGTCTCTATCCAGCCACCATGACAAAGGAGTTCCATCTGAAAATGGACAAAATGCCCCAAGGATAAGAATATGTTTTACTTATCTAGCAGTAaacaattatgcaaaaaaaaaaaatgacaacactGTTTGGAGTCTAATGTAATTCAGTCATGCATGATGACATCTGGTCTCCTGCCCCTGCTGGTCAGTAATGGGCTCTGAAACTCCTGTCAGTCAAGCAGTCATTCCTGCAATGTGCGTGAACAGACATCTGCTATCACAGCGGTGTATGGATCTGGCCAAGAGCTTAGCCGATGAAAAACGACAATCAGATATGCAACATGTCTAGTGCTGGAGGTCCGTTTGAGCAATGTTTGATCGAAGGGTGATCTTTTGCTCAAAGGCCTTATCGGATCTTATTCTGGCAAATCAAAATGAACCCAAAAAGTGAGCCAAGAGTTTGAGGATAAGTTGAATCCAACTCATTTAAATGCCTAAGCATATCAAGCCCGCAAAGTCGAAAGTATTaaagcagtgtaaaaaaaaagtatatggaaTAATTTAGCGTACCAgtgtataatcttttttttaaggcTTTATGCATACCTTTGCAATTCAAATGCTCTCATCACGTCCTATAACCATCCCTCCATGACAAGAATTACATTCTAACAGCTTTTTAAGTGAACATCATCATTCACCACACATCGTCGTCATGTCAAACTTGAGCCCCTTTAATATCTGTGGTAATAACCTGCTGTTGTGAATCATTTAGCTGTGAGGTACTTTTTTTGTTCCTTTGGAACATATTAGTCGAATTTAGAGGATTAGAATTCCCGAGGTAACATAAATCACACACTTCATAAGAAAGACAACATTTTTGTGCTACAGTACACAAAAACAGTAAGAGAGACTAGAGTAATAAAGCAAGACCAACCCCAGGTGTCAAAAAGCCGAGACTTTCTGCAACGATATATCACTTCCTGTTGGCAGTGTTCCGAGGAGGTCACGAGCGAGCGGAGATGGTATGGTGAGATGGTGTAGTTGAAGATGAGAACAAAAGGGCTGCGTGGAGTGGATCCTCGAATGTCAATGATCCTCATGTGATCGTGCCCCACTACGGTCCAAACTTTATCTTCTGtgcaagaaacacacacacacaaaaacacagcatgCTTGAAAAACTAGTACAGACTGAAATCCCCATTGACTCGGATCGTGTATCAACCCTCTCAAGCCTGCACTCAATCGACCGTATGTGTTCGCGAATGAAAATGAGAGATTAACAGAGTGATGGAGTCGTATGCAAATACCTGATGAATATTAAGCAGAGAACAGAAGGTCACTCATTCAGGAGGGTGTGAAATGATGAGAGTATGGTAGTCTACGCTAGTACCTTTTCCTATGCAAATTGAAATCGCTGTGTGTGATGTCCAAAGGTGCCGGTCTGCAGTGTCTTGCAGAATTAGCATGGCTAATAGCTCCTGTAATTGAGGTCAGTTTCAAATGATTTTCTTGCCAGTGCTTGTTggcattgtctgagagaaaaggTCTATTTGTATTGGGACTCTGGATCTTTTAATGCATTCACCATGACAAAGCTAACTTTGCAATCTGACTAAAGCTCAATGAAAGCGTACTTTGTAAAATAAAGCCAGCTTAGCTGTGCCATCGTGCAGCAGGTGGTCACAGCGCATGACAGTTTCCCAGTGCTTACTTTTCTCAGCTCGGCTTGCAGCTCCAATAACCTCATAGCCAAAGCATGCTTccgaagaaaataagaaaaatgaagCTATCAGTCTCAGCTAGTATGCACTTCCAGTCTCTGCAGGGAGACATGCTCcctgacttttttcttctttcaccTGCGCTCATCCCTGCTGCTTACATAATGGGGCATGAACTTCCCTGCGTGatgatataatgtattacagtgtTATCTTAAAGACAAATCAGCCCAGCATCTGATTCAACGGAGAGTCATGCCATAGGCCAAGGTCGGTGAAATTGGTGTTGAAACCTCACAGGAGATGTGAGAAAACACATTGTTCCTGGTGATAGAAGATGCTTGCCCCCACATGTCTTGGTGAGGTGgtaaacactttttctttttaatctttttttgctTTAGTACAATCAAAACTGGTTATAAAAATCTCACTTgcaaaaaatattagtaatttattacagaaagagactgtaaaaatgctacagtaactGTTTACTGTAAATTAGCCCTGTCATatacattgatttaatttttctaaaatactgtcaaatgtattattttttttaagtaaaacctacatatGACCATATATTCACATTAAAAGTATGCGTGACATCACATAtgattatatatgtttttgaatAGCTTTGTTTCTTTTTCCTATTTATGTTATCAGTAGTACTTTACTCTGTTTTATATTagcagttttttaaataatgttaattgcATTATTTGTATGTTGTTCAGTTATGTATGACCCAGTGCACAGTCTATAGATGAATACTGGCCATCTCTTATGGACAGGCCAATTACAATCTGATCCAACGTGGCTTTCTATTGTGCCACCTGTATTATTGTGGTAGTTTTCAGTACATTTTAAGGTAAAAGCTGATTTTGATAGTTCAAATAgtttggtatattaacattacattacttttttagttttaaccacaaatataacatttatgttaACCACAACCAAACCACTTGGGTGCACACTGTCTATCAATTGTGGCAGGAGTAATTGCTTAAATTCTGATGAAATGATGGACAAATAATAATCCGTCATATatcatgaaaaacaacaacaacaacaacaaaaaaatgctatCAGCAAACTCAAATAATTCCCATGCGGTCTTGGGATAACACAAAACATAGAAACCCTTGCAATATCACACCATCTAGATGTCTTTGTAACACTCATCTTCCACTTCATTGGATTCAGTCTAGCTGAATCAGGGATGTTTGTGTCGAGCCTGAGCAAAACAAAAATCTGCCTCACCGGAGACTCCCTGAGAGGAAGGTTGGCCAACCCTGATCCAACCTGCTGAACTAGACTGCCGCATGAGATGCTGAACTCACTTAATGAGATGTGTGATTTCTCCAGGCAGTCCCCCACACATGCTGAGGTCACACCTGTCCATGCACTGAATCAGGTTTGTAAATGAGAAGTGCTGAGCTTTGAGCTTCATCATTCAATAATGGGAAAGATGATGAACATCAGTGTATAATATGTCTAGAAACGTGCCAAGCTGAGTATGCATAATTGAGTGAGTCACCTGCCATGGTGCAGTTGACTTGAGTGTGCTCTAGAGGTCCGCTCCCATCAAGGTCGATTGTAAACACACTCGACTGGCTTCCTGTTTTCCTGAAGGCCTCACAGGATCGCTCatatattgctaaaaaaaaaatgatgaatcatagaaatgatgaaaataaatctgcTGCTGTTTTTATGTTGTGTTTAATTACAGAACGCTTGCATTTTGGCACATCAGCATGCTTGGCACAGTGATAGTGAGCCTGTAGGAGGTAAACACAAAAGTGAAATCAAGAACATTTTGTTGCCTTAAAGTTTAAAGTGTAATCATATAAGATCAATAATATATGTCAACGTTTGATGATTCAGCTGTATCATTTAGACAGAACATTCTGCCTGAATGCCATTTATATTAGATATCTGTTAAATTAGTCAAACATAAAGACACATGCAAACAAGTCTCTGTTTTAATATTCCTAACAATGGCATAACCAGTGGCATAATCATTTAGCAAACAGAGGTAATTATTGTTTACTTGGGACCTGTTTGGTAAAGTGAGCTAATTTGCTGCATGTGTGGTTTTGCTGACAGTGAATCAAACAGCAGGACTTGCAGAATGGAAACATCTTATTTCTCTGTCTTTTAATGCAATAAGTCTAACAGATGGCATTTTCATGCCTCTCTCTCCTCCAGAGAACATGTACAGTCATGAGCGTATGATAAAACGGTGTAATGTGATAGCAGATTAGAACATATTGATCCAACAAATTTGATTACAGCAAGGAACCGTAAAAATGTATCTGCCAAAAATAATTACAGCTTATTCAAAATACTATCATTGACACAGATtccaaaattaaatgtataaattagtGAGTAGATGGTTTCAAATCATCTTTACAAGACATGTAGACTTGCAGCTGTCAAGTGATACATTATGTACACtctaattaatataaatgattttGAGATAAAAAAGTAAGAAGCATTGGACTAATCAAAtaagtataatttaaaataatgaatactgtttatatgaattatataaaaaagaaagaaaattgggGAAAGACCGACCTCACTAACTTTACTGAAACATTTAATTGAAGTCAAAGTCAATTAAAGATCTGATTGTTAAGTAGGCTACTTTCTCCCACACAATGTAGGCGCATGTAGATGACAACTAgccactttatttttaattaattttagcaAATAGAAAATTATAACTTTGACAATGCATATCTGAAATAAACTTAAGTACTGTACATATATTATTATCAAAACCCTGCAAAAATCCAGCTCACATCTGAGTAATCATGAAGGCATAGGTTGTTTTGGGACTTTGCATAACTCACAGTTGTGGCAGGTGGCCCCCGTGTATCCTGTTCCAGAACAGTCACAGTAAAACTGGTCCCATGACTGGATGCATTGACCACCGTGTTCGCACAGAATGGGCAAACACCTGTTGGGATACACATATTCAAATgcagttatattattatatgtagctTATCCTGCTTGTTTGTGTTACAGACATGAACAAATACCTAAAAATCACACAGATTATTTCGGAGAGGCGCTATTATTGTTCTCTTTTCTGAGTATAAGGGGTTTAAGATAATTATCTCCAgacaaatgcagaaaaaaactgaaactatGCTTAGAGATTATGAGTCCAAATTACACGTTTGATTGCTATATATTGCAAGACATAGATAGTGATTCACAAAAAAACGAAGTTAGAAAACTGTGTGAACATAAGCAAATCAACTGGGAAAGCTGACCTGTCTTGTATGTTGCAAACATCAAAGCTAATCTGGCTATAGTTGCTCAGGCTTTCCTGCTGAATCTGAAGTACATCGACTGGATGGTTGTTGATGACCAGGAGACGAAGGCAGCCCTGATATCCTCTGTTGGGGGTTTCACAGTTGAAATCGCTCTGGAATAAAGGGCAGCCTAAAATAATGGAAAATCCCAATTTACTGTCTTTTAAATCAAGAACAACATCCACAACTAATACCAAGTTGCACAAAGAAAAATCTCTGTTCTGAGAAATTCATGCAAAGCAGCTTATAAAATCTCAGCAGGACTACATTGTCCCCAAAGTAAGCAAAATGAGAGATTTAGAGGTCTTAGTTAAGACATTGGATGTTAGAGTCAAAGATTTCAATAACAgctttaaagaaaatgcatttatcCTCTACAGTAATTGAATGTGGTTAGAGCTGCCTGAATgaactaaacagaaaaaaaaaaaaaaaaaaactgaggaaaAGAGCAGGGGATTTGGGAATAACAGCTATGCATGTGAAATACATGGACCCTGAGAATGCACACTGCTTGTCaagcttatattttattcaggaaTATGATGAACGTTCGGCTGATGGAGGTTAGAGTTAATAAGGTAGAAGAAAATTGTATCTTGCATTTAGGAAAATGTTTTGGGTAATAACCACTTTTTGCCTGCAGTTCAGTAGTTCAGAACTGAGCGTTGTAGATGACAGATCAAAATAAGTAACCATTCCTGCATTTTAATATAGCCAGAAATTCTTTCCCAGAATCAGGATAAACtagttatttcagtttttaatgctATACCTCCGATGAAGATGGTTGTTCTTTGCATGTTCTGAATAAACCCACTGATTTCCATAGTGACGGGCTTCTGGTTGTTGACTGTTAAAGACACCTTGTGACCCTTGACCTCGATGGCTATGGAATGCCACTGACCATCACTCAAATtctcacctaaaaaaaaaacgaacaaaaaaaaaaaacagtagaagcATAACAAGGATCGAAAGCTGGGGTGAATAAATCATTTAAGTATGTGCATCTACAATTATTCACttaatctaaaaaaatgtattcacaagTTAGCTATCACTCCTATGAAATAAGTTATATACCCCCCTCCTCGAATTCTGTATTTTTCCTTCTTCCTTCTTCTAAATtccatttttctgttttaaattagtAGCTAAATTCAACTTCTTTTtcccattattttttttcttttctggaccCTAAATTAttggttaaattaaatgttaataatcaaaaagcatgtctaattaactgaattcataaaaacaataacattttacagaataatagggccctatgaaatgctttctctctctctctcttagaaaATCTGTTGAGTATCTAAATTATTTTGGTaataaaataaaggcaaaaaaaaaaacttaaaacattaaataatttgttaataaaaacaacaacatgctgcaaaacagaggtttactgttaccaagtatttttaaaatagaattttaataataataataataataataataataaagttttcatGTGTATCTAGAAATGATGAAATCCTCCTGAAGTGTCTTTGAGAACATCTCTGGAGAAGTTCATGTGTTTATTTCCTCACGAGAGACAaatgtgtttgagtttgtgtagCGGATTCCACAATTCTGTCTATGTTTTCCACATCATGGGAATCACAGAAATTTTTATACATCTTACCGCTGAACACCTGTGCTGAGTTTTGTGTCCCTCCAGAGAGTGAGAGGAGTAGTCTAGCCTGGCTGAGCTGCAGAAGCAGGTTAATGGGGTCCGGATCAAGAGACAGTGGGACTGAGAACAGCAGCCCTTGCTGATTCCATGTGCGGAACTGCAGTCGTACAGAGAGACTCTCCATACTGTAATCTGCAGGGAGCATCAGGAAGCTGCCAGTGGTACTGAGGAACGTCACAGCAACCGAGGAAGACTCCGAGCATGAGAATGTCACGTTGCCCTTTGCAaggaagaaggaaggaagaatATAATAAAAGAAAGCATGAATATGTGGAGAGGAGAATTAAACCCaaggataataaaaaaaaaaactaattgtagTGTAAGAAAGGTAAAAGGGAGGTTGAACTAATTTTTATGTTGAGCATGGGCACTTGGTGCACAGTAGATGAATTACTGAAGCAATGGATGTGTACAGGTAGACAGGTTAAAAACTCacaaaaaagtcatttttctTTTACCTTAGCAAACAGTTGAACACTCAACAGATCAGCATTTTTCAAACAGGGCCTGCAGACCCTTGGGGTCTGTCTCAAATAGTCTGAAGTTTTGCAGAATAACTGATGAACAAAAATCTAATTGCAAACAATATAGAGTGCAGCTCTTCTTCCAGaggccctgttttttttttaaagattttaaaatcaaatttaagactttttaagacctgcacataTATAACAATATTGAATGTTCATTCAGAACAAACCCAATCAAtcttaaaacaaataatgaaagtgaaagtgacgtgacattcagccaagtatggtgacctatactcagaatttgtgctctgcatttaacccatccgaagtgcacacacacagagcagtgaacacacacacacactgtgaacacacacccggagcagtgggcagtcatttatgctgcggcgcccagggagcagttgggggttcgatgccttgctcaagggcacctaagtcgtggta is a window from the Carassius auratus strain Wakin unplaced genomic scaffold, ASM336829v1 scaf_tig00003134, whole genome shotgun sequence genome containing:
- the LOC113070158 gene encoding contactin-associated protein-like 5, translating into MSFGGIPLPGKPGTFLHENFHGCIENLNYNGVNVIDMAKRRKPQIYTVGNVTFSCSESSSVAVTFLSTTGSFLMLPADYSMESLSVRLQFRTWNQQGLLFSVPLSLDPDPINLLLQLSQARLLLSLSGGTQNSAQVFSGENLSDGQWHSIAIEVKGHKVSLTVNNQKPVTMEISGFIQNMQRTTIFIGGCPLFQSDFNCETPNRGYQGCLRLLVINNHPVDVLQIQQESLSNYSQISFDVCNIQDRCLPILCEHGGQCIQSWDQFYCDCSGTGYTGATCHNSIYERSCEAFRKTGSQSSVFTIDLDGSGPLEHTQVNCTMAEDKVWTVVGHDHMRIIDIRGSTPRSPFVLIFNYTISPYHLRSLVTSSEHCQQEVIYRCRKSRLFDTWDGTPLSWWLDRDGVKRTYWGGFLPGVQQCSCSLDGNCRDMNYFCNCDADQDTWANDTGVLSYKDHLPLSEIAIGDTNRTNSQAELQIGPLRCYGNRFFWNSASFYQESSYLHFPTLQAELSIDISLFFKTSSLSGVFLENLGVRDFIRLELSSPYTVNLTFDLGDGPVIITIQSPVALNDRQWHYIRAERNVKEASLQVDSLPLKLKEAPSERPYRLQLSSQLFVGGTASRQRGFLGCLRALIINGVTLDLYERAKTTPGVNSGCPGHCTSDSVCHNGGRCVEERSGYTCDCTQTAFDGPHCRTALAASFESGSSVLYTLQEPFSGILNEEARRSPAGFHDAEATKSQEKVSFGFLTRHVPALILTAYTLDQHYMAVVLTSNGSLQIRYLLNKEKRTEKFSPVSSSLADGRFHWVKINRKGQELFVQIDNTITQQYSLSPGSALSPARSVILGRIQGSDITDKELVQAGLRGFIGCLSSVQFNQATPLKAALQNSQSPFVTVIGRLEASSCGTISSLNTLSKTHTHADDSAKTDQGKDPLKKADQKDLALIGGVVAAVVFITLCVLAIIIHFLYQHRRTPAPSVITRKTHHPSMEHTAFRTALDLHKPNHDSKEYYI